A segment of the Candidatus Aminicenantes bacterium genome:
CCCAGCCATCCGGATGAATCGAAGCCAGCGCAAATGGGTCTATGCCGTGTTGGCGGCGCTCTGTGTCCTGGCGGCCGGCTGCCGGGGGAAGGAAGCCGCCGCCGCCCGCCCTATGACCTTCGACGAGCGTGTCCGTTACGCCATCTGGGGCCGCCTGCAGACCGTCGAGGACCCTCCGCTCGTCTGCGCGGCGGGGGAGCCGGTTCTGGCCGCGGCCGCCGTGCGCGATTTCTTCAGGGCTCGAGATTACCGCCCGGCTTGGAGCCAGGCAGGAGTCAGAAAGCCCGCGGCGGACGAGCTTATATCCGCTATCCGAGACGCCGGACGGGACGGTCTTTCCCCCGACGATTATCATTTGGCTGCCCTCTCCCGCCTGGGCGACGGCCGCGAAGTCGTCTGGACGGCCGAAGCGGACCTCCTGCTGACGGACGCTTTCCTCCTGTTCGCGTCCCACCTGGCCGACGGCAAGGTCGATCAAGATGCGCGTAAAGCCCGCTGGGACGGACGCTCCGCCAAAGCCGACTTGGCCTCCGTTCTGGAACGGGTCTCGGCCGGAGGGGATCTCCGCTCGGAGCTTATGAATCTATTGCCGGGGCATGAGTATTATGCCGCTTTGCGGCGGGACTTGGCCCGCTACGAAGAGCTGACCGGCCGGGGCTGGCGCGAGCTGCCGGACGGGCCGGAGATCAAGCCCGGCGACTCGGACGGCCGTGTCCCGGTTCTCCGCTTCCGGCTCGCGGCCGAGGGTCTTGGCCCGATCGGAAGGCCGGAGGCCATCGATCGCTTCGACGAGCCCTTGGTGGACGCTCTTTGCTCCTTCCAACAGAGACACAGTCTGCCGCAGACCGGTTGGCTCGATCCGGCCACCCGGGCGGCGCTCAACGTCCCCGCTTCGGCTCGAGCCCGCCAGATCGCCCTGAATCTGGAGCGCTGGCGCTGGCTGCCGGCCGACCTTGGGCCGCGCTATGTCATGGTCGACGTCGCGGACTTCGAGCTCTTCGTTGTCGACGCGGCCCGCGAGGTGATGCGGATGAAGATCGTGGCCGGTACCCAAGTCTGGCCGACTCCCTGCTTCACCAGCCTGATGACCGACGTCATGGTCAACCCGTCCTGGAATGCTCCGTCCCGCGTCCTGGCCCGGGAGCTGGTCAACTACATCCGGGCCGACGCCAACTACCTGAAGAGCAACGGCATGTACTTGTTCCGGGGCCAAGGCCGGGAGGAGATGCTGGTCGATCCCGGCTCCATCGATCTGGCCGCGGTGACGGAGAAGAATCTCGATTTCCGGCTCGTTCAGATGCCCGGGCCGCTCAACGTCCTAGGCCGCCTCAAGTTTACCCACCCCAACCGGTACGACATCTACCTGCACGACACGCCGTACCGCTCCGATTTCGGCCAGGCCGTCCGGACCTTCAGCCACGGCTGCGTCCGGGTCGAGCGTCCTCTCGAATTCGCCGCCTATTTGCTCGGCGGCGAGCCGCGCTGGACGCCGGAACGCGTCCAGGAGCAGATCGACAAGGGCGAGGAACGGATGCTTTTGACAGCCAGCCGGATCGCCGTCCACGTCTTTTCCGGCACGGCTTGGCCGCTCGCAGACGGCAGCGTCCATTTCCGGCCCGACATCTATGCGGCCGACGGATGGCTGGCCGCGGCCTTGGCGGAGAAGCCGCCCGCCGCGCCGGTTCGGGTTCGGCCCGAATTCAATGAAGAGAAGGCCCCCAAGCCGCCTGTCCGGCCGGGGAAGCCGGGTCCCGGAACGCAGGATCGCTAGCTTTTTCCTCCGCCTAAAAGAGGATCCGGTGGGGAATCCCGGTGGCGCGCAGGGCTTTGGCGATCGCCTGCCTGCGCTCGCTGAAAAACGCGTCGGTCAGGGCGGCGCCGAAGCCGTGCCGCTCGGCGAAGGCCCGGATGTGGGGGACGTAGTTCAACCGATCGACAAGGATCTCGTCGACCTTGCCGGCCAGAAGGCCGACCAGGCGGGCATGGTCGCCGGGCAGGACAGGTCCGATGAATGCGGTCGTCCGGACTCCCACATCGTGGAAGCGGGCTAGCGCCTCGATCCGCTCGGCGGGAGGGGAGGCGCCGGGCTCGAAGAGCCGGGCCACGCGCTCGTCCTCTGTCGTGATCGAGATCGTCACCGTTATCTCCGGAATCAATCGGATGAGGTCGAAGTCGCGTACGATACGGGCCGACTTGGTCTGGATGCGGATGGGGTGTCCGGCGCCGCGCAGGATCTCCAGGCAGGCCCGGGTCAGGCCGAACTGCTCCTCGGCCGGCTGGTAGGGATCGCAGACCGAGGCGATCCAGATCGTGCCGGGCTTGGCCTTCTTGACCTGTCTGGCCAGGAGCTCGGGGGCGTTCGTCTTGGCGTCGACGAAGGTCCCCCACGGCTCGGCGTGGCCGGAGTAGCGGGGGATGAAGAGCGCGGCATAGCAATAGCGGCAGCCCACGGCACAGCCGGTATAAGGATTGACGCAGTACTCGTGGATCTTCGAGGCATTGAGGATCGACTTGGCCTGGACTTCGCGCACAATCATGAGGATTCATTATAGCGCATGGAATAAATCTAAACCCTCGCGATTTCGCCGTTGGCCGAACACCTCGACGCCTGACCAACCCGCACAGAATGGAAAAGAGATCGACTTGAAAATACGATCTTCTATCTATAGTCTAGGAAAAAAGCTCGCTCGCTAGGAGGCCGTAATGAATTGGTGGACCGACGCCCGCTTCGGCATGTTCATCCACTGGGGGCTCTACGCCCTGCCCGCCCGGCATGAATGGGTCAAGTTCAACGAGCATATCACCGACGCCGACTATCGGAAGTATTTCGAGCAGTTCAACCCGGACCTCTACGA
Coding sequences within it:
- a CDS encoding L,D-transpeptidase family protein, which codes for MLPAIRMNRSQRKWVYAVLAALCVLAAGCRGKEAAAARPMTFDERVRYAIWGRLQTVEDPPLVCAAGEPVLAAAAVRDFFRARDYRPAWSQAGVRKPAADELISAIRDAGRDGLSPDDYHLAALSRLGDGREVVWTAEADLLLTDAFLLFASHLADGKVDQDARKARWDGRSAKADLASVLERVSAGGDLRSELMNLLPGHEYYAALRRDLARYEELTGRGWRELPDGPEIKPGDSDGRVPVLRFRLAAEGLGPIGRPEAIDRFDEPLVDALCSFQQRHSLPQTGWLDPATRAALNVPASARARQIALNLERWRWLPADLGPRYVMVDVADFELFVVDAAREVMRMKIVAGTQVWPTPCFTSLMTDVMVNPSWNAPSRVLARELVNYIRADANYLKSNGMYLFRGQGREEMLVDPGSIDLAAVTEKNLDFRLVQMPGPLNVLGRLKFTHPNRYDIYLHDTPYRSDFGQAVRTFSHGCVRVERPLEFAAYLLGGEPRWTPERVQEQIDKGEERMLLTASRIAVHVFSGTAWPLADGSVHFRPDIYAADGWLAAALAEKPPAAPVRVRPEFNEEKAPKPPVRPGKPGPGTQDR
- a CDS encoding radical SAM protein; its protein translation is MIVREVQAKSILNASKIHEYCVNPYTGCAVGCRYCYAALFIPRYSGHAEPWGTFVDAKTNAPELLARQVKKAKPGTIWIASVCDPYQPAEEQFGLTRACLEILRGAGHPIRIQTKSARIVRDFDLIRLIPEITVTISITTEDERVARLFEPGASPPAERIEALARFHDVGVRTTAFIGPVLPGDHARLVGLLAGKVDEILVDRLNYVPHIRAFAERHGFGAALTDAFFSERRQAIAKALRATGIPHRILF